One window from the genome of Mumia sp. ZJ1417 encodes:
- a CDS encoding DUF1015 family protein — protein sequence MDNGVIRPFRAVGFRGGDEVVSSRTYVPGVSWSHLPAELPAHHVLRLLEPAFRDNDPQTAARTAEAWLADGVLGEDPEPAIYASRTVEDGREALGVMALVDLESGRLRPHEDVIAAYAIRQARLAEATRAQWEPITAYTTDAPVAPLLDTVVSRSADHTAHAPGRSDEVWAVSDPSITAALAARLAEQSLVIADGHHRYAAWRTSPERAGRFALTLVLDRPSVSVGPIHRVVSDMDLDEALKGLPLPVVELADADAAEGFVSVGESRCVLTDGRRFLGVDAYECAPRWVEDVFTPHHGLESDAVAYDPDLRGAARAAEEAGGVALLLATPTLATVTRAATSGRLLPHKSSWFRPKPRVGMVMRRWD from the coding sequence GTGGACAACGGCGTGATCCGCCCTTTCAGGGCTGTGGGTTTCCGGGGCGGCGACGAGGTCGTCTCGTCCCGCACCTATGTGCCCGGCGTCAGCTGGTCCCACCTCCCGGCGGAGCTGCCGGCGCACCACGTTCTCCGACTTCTCGAACCCGCCTTCCGCGACAACGACCCCCAGACAGCAGCGCGGACGGCGGAGGCTTGGCTCGCCGACGGAGTCCTCGGCGAAGATCCCGAGCCGGCGATCTACGCCTCCCGCACCGTCGAGGACGGCCGCGAGGCGCTTGGGGTCATGGCACTGGTCGACCTCGAGTCCGGACGGCTGCGTCCCCACGAGGACGTAATCGCCGCGTACGCGATCAGGCAGGCGCGCCTCGCGGAGGCGACCCGCGCCCAGTGGGAGCCGATCACGGCGTACACGACCGACGCGCCGGTCGCACCGCTGCTCGACACGGTGGTGTCCCGTTCCGCCGACCACACGGCGCATGCCCCCGGGCGCAGCGACGAGGTCTGGGCGGTCTCCGACCCCTCGATCACCGCCGCGCTCGCCGCGCGCCTCGCTGAGCAGTCGCTCGTGATCGCCGACGGCCACCACCGGTACGCGGCCTGGCGGACGTCGCCCGAGCGTGCAGGGCGCTTCGCGCTCACCCTCGTCCTCGACCGGCCGTCGGTGAGCGTCGGACCGATCCACCGGGTCGTCTCCGACATGGATCTCGACGAGGCGCTCAAGGGGCTCCCGCTGCCCGTCGTCGAGCTCGCAGACGCCGATGCGGCCGAAGGATTCGTCTCGGTCGGAGAGTCGCGATGCGTCCTGACGGACGGTCGTCGTTTCCTCGGCGTGGATGCGTACGAGTGCGCGCCGCGCTGGGTCGAGGACGTCTTCACGCCGCACCACGGTCTCGAGTCCGACGCGGTCGCTTATGACCCGGACCTCCGTGGCGCCGCCAGAGCAGCTGAGGAGGCCGGCGGTGTCGCTCTGCTTCTCGCCACCCCGACGCTCGCCACGGTCACCCGCGCCGCGACGTCGGGGCGGCTGCTCCCCCACAAGTCCTCGTGGTTCCGCCCGAAGCCCCGCGTGGGCATGGTCATGCGTCGCTGGGACTGA
- a CDS encoding HAD-IIA family hydrolase: MSDHTNPPDPRRRAVHTLAACDTALREAYDVAMLDLDGVVYRGEDAVDHAADALAEAADAGMRLAYVTNNASRTPSDVVAKLRGLAMPTDDDSVVTSAQAAGRLVADAVPRGSRVLVVGGAGLVEALQEHGLVPVSSAEDAPAAVVQGFSPELDWAQLAEGAYAAASGIPWIVSNMDGSIPTARGMAPGNGTLVAAVATASGRVPEVAGKPYAPLFDETVLRVGGEHPLVVGDRLDTDIEGANNVGGDSLLVFTGVCDLDTVVAATAYARPTFLAPDLRGLALLQRAVTVDGLEAARCGGSAVLWHEGRLVVDGSAAPEDAQAAVDLLRAAVALAWHHRDEVGGETFDRLDVSDVRDALGQWGVR; encoded by the coding sequence ATGTCTGACCACACGAATCCCCCTGATCCTCGCCGACGCGCCGTCCACACCCTGGCGGCGTGCGACACCGCGCTGCGCGAGGCGTACGACGTGGCGATGCTCGACCTCGACGGGGTCGTCTACCGCGGCGAGGACGCCGTCGACCATGCTGCTGACGCGCTCGCCGAGGCCGCGGATGCCGGGATGCGGCTGGCGTACGTGACGAACAACGCCTCTCGTACGCCGTCCGACGTCGTCGCGAAGCTGCGCGGACTCGCGATGCCGACGGACGACGACAGCGTCGTGACGTCGGCTCAGGCAGCCGGGCGACTGGTCGCCGACGCCGTTCCTCGAGGCTCTCGGGTGCTGGTGGTCGGAGGGGCGGGGCTCGTCGAGGCTCTCCAGGAGCACGGTCTCGTACCGGTGAGCAGCGCCGAGGACGCGCCGGCAGCCGTCGTCCAGGGGTTCTCACCCGAGCTCGACTGGGCGCAGCTCGCCGAGGGGGCGTATGCGGCGGCGAGCGGCATCCCCTGGATCGTCAGCAACATGGACGGGTCGATCCCGACCGCGCGCGGTATGGCGCCCGGCAACGGGACGCTCGTCGCCGCCGTCGCGACGGCCTCGGGCCGCGTCCCGGAGGTCGCCGGCAAGCCGTACGCGCCGCTCTTCGACGAGACCGTCCTTCGTGTCGGGGGCGAGCACCCGCTCGTGGTCGGCGACCGGCTCGACACCGACATCGAGGGCGCCAACAACGTCGGCGGCGACAGCCTCCTCGTCTTCACCGGCGTGTGCGACCTCGACACAGTCGTCGCGGCCACGGCGTACGCGCGGCCGACGTTCCTCGCACCCGACCTCCGTGGGCTGGCACTGCTTCAGCGCGCCGTCACGGTCGACGGTCTCGAGGCGGCGCGGTGCGGAGGCTCCGCTGTCCTGTGGCACGAGGGTCGTCTCGTCGTCGACGGCTCCGCCGCGCCGGAGGATGCACAGGCCGCCGTCGACCTCCTTCGAGCGGCGGTGGCCCTGGCATGGCACCACCGAGACGAGGTCGGGGGCGAGACGTTCGACCGACTCGACGTCTCCGACGTGCGTGACGCGCTCGGTCAGTGGGGAGTGCGATGA
- a CDS encoding TlyA family RNA methyltransferase — translation MSRRLRLDAELVRRGLARSREQASDLIAQGRVSVAGARAGKAATQVTTDQAIVVRDARSDPGYASRGAYKLLGALEAFEPLGLTVEGRRCLDAGASTGGFTDVLLRRGVREVVAVDVGYGQLVWALQQDPRVDVHDRTNVRDLEPEALGGLVDLIVSDLSFISLTLVMPALARVCVDDGDMVLMVKPQFEVGKDRVGKKGVVRDPDLHVDAVLGVCAAAAATGWGTRAVAASPLPGPTGNVEYFGWFRRDAAAVTEDEVRAAVDAGPLGRPSGGEQR, via the coding sequence GTGAGCAGGCGCCTGCGCCTCGATGCCGAGCTCGTCCGCCGCGGACTTGCCCGGTCGCGCGAGCAGGCCAGCGACCTGATCGCGCAGGGGCGCGTGTCCGTGGCAGGCGCGCGGGCGGGCAAGGCCGCGACCCAGGTGACCACGGACCAGGCGATCGTGGTCCGCGACGCGCGGAGCGACCCCGGCTATGCGTCTCGTGGGGCGTACAAGCTCCTCGGGGCCCTCGAGGCCTTCGAGCCGCTCGGCCTGACGGTCGAGGGTCGTCGGTGCCTCGATGCGGGCGCGTCCACCGGCGGGTTCACCGACGTCCTGCTGCGGCGTGGCGTACGCGAGGTCGTCGCGGTCGACGTCGGCTACGGCCAGCTCGTGTGGGCGCTTCAGCAGGATCCTCGCGTCGACGTCCACGACCGGACGAATGTCCGTGACCTCGAGCCCGAGGCGCTCGGCGGTCTCGTCGATCTCATCGTGTCCGACCTGTCCTTCATCTCGTTGACGCTCGTGATGCCTGCCCTCGCCCGCGTCTGCGTGGACGACGGCGACATGGTGCTGATGGTCAAGCCGCAGTTCGAGGTGGGAAAGGATCGCGTCGGCAAGAAGGGCGTGGTGCGTGACCCGGATCTTCACGTCGACGCCGTCCTCGGGGTCTGCGCTGCCGCTGCGGCGACGGGCTGGGGGACCCGCGCGGTGGCGGCGAGCCCGTTGCCCGGCCCGACCGGCAACGTCGAGTACTTTGGGTGGTTCCGGCGCGACGCCGCTGCAGTCACCGAGGACGAGGTGCGCGCTGCGGTGGACGCGGGACCGCTGGGCCGGCCGAGTGGAGGGGAGCAGCGATGA
- a CDS encoding NAD kinase: MSTESSMPGTRRVLILAHTGREEANKVAAEFAQAMVAEGIAVRVVNEDAAALERWGLPDAEVVPVTVDAGRDCELAVVFGGDGTILRAAELVRECGTPLVGVNLGHVGFLAEADVDDLDYTVRRVVARDYTVEERMTVDARVFVDDREVARSWALNEATVEKASRERMLEVIVAIDDRPVSRWGCDGVVCATPTGSTAYNFSAGGPVVWPEVEALLMVPISAHALFARPMVVSPTSLLAIQVIPEAPASGVLWCDGRRTYELPPGARVEVRQGEKSIRLARLHQAPFTDRLVRKFDLPVSGWRGAAALRRTEEA; encoded by the coding sequence ATGAGCACCGAATCCTCGATGCCCGGCACGCGGCGCGTGCTGATCCTCGCTCACACGGGGCGCGAAGAGGCCAACAAGGTCGCCGCGGAGTTCGCTCAGGCGATGGTCGCCGAGGGGATCGCGGTCAGGGTCGTCAACGAGGACGCCGCGGCGCTGGAGCGCTGGGGGCTTCCGGACGCCGAGGTCGTGCCCGTGACGGTCGACGCCGGGCGTGACTGCGAGCTGGCCGTGGTCTTCGGCGGCGACGGGACGATCCTGCGGGCGGCCGAGCTCGTCCGCGAGTGCGGCACGCCGCTCGTCGGGGTCAACCTCGGCCACGTGGGGTTCCTCGCCGAGGCGGACGTCGACGACCTCGACTACACGGTGCGACGCGTCGTGGCCCGTGACTACACGGTCGAAGAGCGGATGACCGTCGACGCGCGGGTCTTCGTCGACGATCGCGAGGTTGCGCGCAGCTGGGCGCTCAACGAGGCCACCGTCGAGAAGGCCTCCCGCGAGCGGATGCTCGAGGTCATCGTCGCGATCGACGACCGCCCCGTCTCTCGCTGGGGCTGCGACGGCGTCGTCTGTGCGACCCCGACAGGCTCCACGGCCTACAACTTCAGCGCCGGCGGCCCGGTCGTCTGGCCCGAGGTTGAGGCGCTGCTGATGGTCCCCATCAGCGCCCACGCCCTCTTCGCCCGCCCGATGGTCGTCTCTCCGACGTCGCTCCTGGCGATCCAGGTGATCCCCGAGGCGCCGGCGTCCGGGGTGCTCTGGTGCGACGGCAGGCGGACGTACGAGCTGCCGCCGGGCGCCCGTGTCGAGGTCAGGCAGGGTGAGAAGTCCATCCGGCTCGCCCGGCTGCACCAGGCCCCCTTCACCGACCGGCTCGTCCGCAAGT